GGTGAAGCTGGCGGTATCACGCAGCATATTGGTGCATATCACGTTGAGCTCGGTGATGGTCGTGAAATCTGTTTTCTCGATACGCCGGGGCACGAAGCTTTTACGGCGATGCGTGCCAGGGGTGCCAGCGTAACTGATGTCGTCGTTCTGGTCGTGGCGGCAGATGATAGTGTGATGCCACAAACAGTAGAAGCCATTGATCATGCCAAAGCGGCCAACGTGCCCCTCGTCGTGGCAATTAACAAAATTGACTTGCCAACTTCCGATCCCGACAAAATCAAACGGGAATTGACCGAGCACAATGTCATCGTAGAGGATTATGGCGGTAATGTTCAAGTCTGCGAAATTTCCGCCAAAACTGGACAAAATATCGATGCTTTGCTCGAGTTGCTGGCTCTTGAAACAGAAATGCTCGAACTTGTGGCCAATCCCGATAAGCGCGCCAAAGGCACCATTGTAGAATCAAAACTCGACCGCGGACGGGGAAATGTTGCAACAGTGCTCGTGCAAGAAGGCAGGTTACAAGTCGGTGATCCGTTTATTACAGGCATGTTCAGTGGGCGCGTCCGCGCAATGCTCGATGAGCGTGGTATATCCGTGACAACAGCAGGACCTTCTCGGCCGGTTCAAGTTCTCGGTCTGGCCGGGTTGCCCCAGGCAGGGGATACTTTTCATGTCGTTGAAAATGAGCGCGAAGCCCGCGATATCAGCCAGAAACGGCAGCAACTCAGGCGCGAACAAGAATTTCATCGGGTACGTCGGGTATCATTGTCCGACATTCACACCCAGATTGAGACGGGCAATATGGAGGAATTGCGTCTGATTATTAAAGGCGATGTCGATGGGTCTGTCGAGGCTTTGCAAGACGCATTATTGCAAATTGAACACGAAGAAGTGCATTTATCGGTGATTCACCGCGGTGTAGGTGCTATCTCTGAATCTGACATTTTGCTCGCATCAGCCTCTGATGCCATTATCATCGGATTTAATGTGCGTCCCGATGCAAATGCAAGAGAGGTCGCGGCACGAGAACGCGTTGATATCCGTTTGTATCGCGTAATTTACGAAGTCGTCGAAGACATTCGCGCTGCCCTTTCTGGATTGTTGGCACCCAAAATTGAAGAAAATGTACAGGGCGAAGCGCAGGTCCGCGAGCTTTTCCAGGTGCCGAGTGTTGGGACGATTGCCGGATGTCTTGTTTCTCAAGGACTCATCCACCGCACGACCAATGCGCGCGTTTTGCGCGATGGCGTTATTGTTTACGAAGGCCGTATTGGGTCTTTGCGGCGTTTTAAGGATGATGTTCGCGAAGTGCAAAACGGTTTTGAATGCGGCATTGGTATCGAAAATTTTAACGATGTCAAAGTCGGCGATGTTATTGAAACTTACGAACTC
The nucleotide sequence above comes from Gemmatimonadota bacterium. Encoded proteins:
- the infB gene encoding translation initiation factor IF-2 — protein: GEAGGITQHIGAYHVELGDGREICFLDTPGHEAFTAMRARGASVTDVVVLVVAADDSVMPQTVEAIDHAKAANVPLVVAINKIDLPTSDPDKIKRELTEHNVIVEDYGGNVQVCEISAKTGQNIDALLELLALETEMLELVANPDKRAKGTIVESKLDRGRGNVATVLVQEGRLQVGDPFITGMFSGRVRAMLDERGISVTTAGPSRPVQVLGLAGLPQAGDTFHVVENEREARDISQKRQQLRREQEFHRVRRVSLSDIHTQIETGNMEELRLIIKGDVDGSVEALQDALLQIEHEEVHLSVIHRGVGAISESDILLASASDAIIIGFNVRPDANAREVAARERVDIRLYRVIYEVVEDIRAALSGLLAPKIEENVQGEAQVRELFQVPSVGTIAGCLVSQGLIHRTTNARVLRDGVIVYEGRIGSLRRFKDDVREVQNGFECGIGIENFNDVKVGDVIETYELVETTRSI